From Acidipropionibacterium acidipropionici, one genomic window encodes:
- a CDS encoding DNA cytosine methyltransferase codes for MTITEARPPLSSAAPQATLSVLDLFAGVGGLSEGFHQASSRYRTVAAVELEPRAAAGYALNHEGEVFTGSIQEWLKVADVPSVDVVIGGSPCQGFSALGLRRVDDERNVLWQSYAQTVHLAQPSYFVLENVPQFLKSPQFQLFKKSTEPGEPLADYEIHPYVLNAAEYGAAQVRKRTVVIGHLRDLPDPGAPVKTHPDPATWRTVRDVIGGLPAPHDLPGGREEMRDGRSFAGPYTAKELHVDRNYRPISLERFAKVPEGGNRMDLPDDLKCKAWLSHTTGSMDVMGRLSWDKPSVTIRTEFTKPEKGRYLHPSENRAITPYEGALLQGFPPDYKFVGPITEIVKQIGNAVPVPLGRALGDLIL; via the coding sequence GTGACGATCACCGAGGCCCGGCCTCCGCTCAGCAGCGCCGCCCCGCAGGCGACGCTGAGCGTGCTCGACCTCTTCGCCGGCGTCGGCGGTCTCAGCGAGGGCTTCCACCAGGCCAGCAGTCGCTACCGGACCGTGGCGGCCGTCGAACTCGAACCCCGTGCGGCTGCCGGGTATGCGCTCAATCATGAGGGCGAGGTCTTCACCGGAAGCATCCAGGAGTGGCTGAAGGTCGCGGATGTCCCCAGCGTCGATGTGGTGATCGGCGGTTCGCCGTGTCAGGGCTTCTCCGCGCTCGGGCTGCGGCGTGTCGATGACGAGCGAAATGTCCTCTGGCAGAGCTACGCGCAGACCGTGCATCTTGCTCAGCCCAGTTACTTCGTCTTGGAGAACGTTCCCCAGTTTCTCAAGTCGCCCCAGTTCCAGCTCTTCAAGAAGTCAACTGAGCCGGGTGAACCCCTCGCCGACTATGAGATCCATCCGTACGTGCTCAACGCGGCCGAGTACGGAGCGGCGCAGGTCCGTAAGCGCACGGTCGTGATCGGCCATCTTCGAGACCTCCCCGATCCCGGTGCTCCAGTCAAGACCCATCCGGATCCCGCGACGTGGCGGACGGTCAGAGACGTCATCGGTGGCCTGCCCGCTCCGCATGATCTGCCGGGCGGACGCGAAGAGATGCGCGACGGCAGGTCCTTCGCGGGCCCCTACACGGCGAAGGAGCTCCACGTTGACCGGAACTACCGGCCGATCTCCCTCGAGCGTTTCGCGAAGGTCCCGGAGGGCGGCAATCGGATGGACCTGCCCGATGACCTGAAGTGCAAGGCCTGGCTGAGTCACACGACCGGCAGCATGGACGTGATGGGCCGACTGTCCTGGGACAAGCCTTCAGTCACCATCCGAACCGAGTTCACGAAGCCCGAGAAGGGCCGCTATCTCCACCCGTCCGAGAACCGCGCCATCACGCCCTACGAGGGCGCCCTCCTCCAGGGTTTCCCGCCCGACTACAAGTTCGTGGGACCCATCACCGAGATCGTCAAACAGATCGGCAACGCTGTTCCCGTGCCGCTCGGGCGGGCACTTGGCGACCTTATCCTCTGA
- a CDS encoding DUF1156 domain-containing protein translates to MSVRRKLIEVSLPLDEINAQAAREKSIRHGHPSTLHLWWARRPLAAARCVLFAQLVDDPASREDDIAEKYRAKGLPEDQVEKMTSAEVIIERQRLHDMLAKLANWDNLNDEKLWNDARTEIQKSCDGNPPAILDPFAGGGTIPLEAQRLGLEAHASDLNPVAVLINKAMIEIPPKFADMPPVHPNAQDKLLGWKGAQGLADDVRYYGTWMKAEAEKRIGHLYPKATLEDGAEANVIAWIWARTVTCPNPVCGIEMPLVRSWWLGKKKGKEAYVVPEVVDGKVHFSIGHDPKQAPTKDNDGTVGRQGGHCIACGSAVDFTYIRSEGQAQRIGERLMGVVAEGKRCRVYLNPTPTHIEAADIEPPSRVPQGELFDWPGRINVVRYGITKFSQLFTNRQLVALTTFSDLVGEARERVLADADTRASTSPGSNSDAAAYADAVATYLAMTLSRMANKSTTIATWDSSSKMEAVRSVFSRQALPMSWDYAEANCFADSSGSFKADIKWICDSIEALPSTGPSGVARQGDAANLVSTTLLLSTDPPYYDNIGYSDLSDFFYVWLRRSLKAIYPDLFRSLLVPKDEELVANPYRHNGRSGAEEFFEDGFRSVFRHAREHARNDYPMTVYYAFKQADTKASGTASTGWETLLEGMVREGWEVTATWPMRSELSNRMLASGTNALASSIVLALRPRPKDAPMIDKREFRDELRKSLPERLRELQQGAIAPVDLAQAAIGPGMGVFSRYRRVLEADGSSVTVREALVMINTVLDEVLSEQEGDYDEVTRWCIKWFGQYGFTEQAYGIAETLASAVNTSVATVERSGAAWAHGGKARLLSPDDLELGYRPDRDATVTTWEITLHAAFALRVASVDEAARIVAQASDRVEPQTVKELAYLCFSLADKRKDSQTAQLYNDLVTSWPDVTASLDDLKRAGVTRIFDSQEELPMEEELWH, encoded by the coding sequence ATGTCCGTCCGTCGCAAGCTGATCGAAGTCTCACTCCCCCTGGACGAGATCAACGCCCAGGCCGCACGCGAGAAGTCGATCCGGCACGGACACCCGTCCACCCTCCACCTCTGGTGGGCACGGCGGCCCCTCGCCGCGGCACGATGCGTGCTCTTCGCACAGCTCGTGGACGACCCCGCCTCGCGGGAGGACGACATCGCCGAGAAGTACCGTGCCAAGGGCCTGCCCGAAGACCAGGTGGAGAAGATGACCTCGGCCGAAGTCATCATCGAGCGGCAGCGGCTCCACGACATGCTGGCCAAGCTCGCCAACTGGGACAACCTCAACGACGAGAAGCTCTGGAACGACGCACGCACCGAGATCCAGAAATCCTGCGACGGCAACCCACCAGCGATCCTCGACCCGTTCGCCGGCGGAGGGACCATCCCCCTGGAAGCCCAGCGGCTCGGGCTGGAGGCGCACGCGAGCGACCTCAATCCCGTCGCGGTGCTCATCAACAAGGCGATGATCGAGATCCCGCCGAAGTTCGCCGACATGCCGCCGGTGCACCCCAACGCCCAGGACAAGCTCTTGGGGTGGAAGGGCGCGCAGGGACTGGCCGACGATGTGCGGTACTACGGGACCTGGATGAAAGCCGAAGCTGAGAAGAGGATCGGTCATCTCTATCCGAAGGCCACCCTGGAGGACGGCGCGGAGGCGAATGTCATCGCGTGGATCTGGGCGCGAACTGTCACGTGCCCCAATCCCGTGTGCGGCATCGAGATGCCGCTCGTCCGCTCCTGGTGGCTCGGGAAGAAGAAGGGCAAGGAGGCCTACGTCGTGCCCGAGGTGGTGGACGGCAAAGTTCACTTCTCCATCGGTCACGATCCGAAGCAGGCCCCCACCAAGGACAACGACGGGACTGTAGGTCGCCAAGGGGGTCACTGCATAGCGTGCGGGTCGGCGGTCGACTTCACCTATATCCGAAGCGAGGGACAGGCCCAGCGAATCGGCGAAAGGCTCATGGGAGTCGTGGCAGAAGGCAAGAGATGCAGAGTCTACTTGAACCCCACGCCGACGCACATTGAAGCAGCCGACATCGAACCGCCATCTCGCGTTCCCCAAGGAGAGTTGTTCGACTGGCCGGGACGAATCAATGTTGTTCGCTACGGCATTACGAAGTTCTCTCAGCTGTTCACGAACCGGCAGCTTGTCGCCCTGACGACATTCTCCGACCTCGTAGGCGAGGCCCGGGAGCGGGTCCTCGCAGACGCCGATACGCGGGCCTCGACCTCCCCCGGCTCCAACAGCGACGCCGCCGCATACGCCGACGCCGTGGCGACATATCTCGCCATGACCCTCAGCCGCATGGCCAACAAATCCACAACCATTGCGACTTGGGACTCTAGCTCCAAGATGGAGGCTGTGAGAAGCGTCTTTTCTCGTCAAGCACTTCCCATGTCATGGGATTATGCTGAAGCGAACTGCTTCGCAGATTCCAGTGGTTCATTTAAAGCGGACATTAAGTGGATTTGCGATTCCATTGAGGCCCTTCCGTCCACCGGCCCGTCTGGGGTGGCCCGACAGGGGGATGCCGCAAATCTTGTTTCAACAACACTTCTGCTGTCCACCGATCCTCCGTACTATGACAATATCGGGTACTCGGATCTCTCCGATTTCTTCTATGTTTGGCTTCGGCGGTCACTGAAGGCCATCTATCCAGATCTCTTCCGAAGCTTGCTGGTGCCTAAGGACGAGGAACTCGTGGCCAATCCGTACCGACACAACGGAAGGTCCGGCGCCGAGGAGTTCTTCGAGGACGGGTTCCGGTCGGTGTTCCGACACGCACGCGAGCATGCCCGCAACGATTACCCGATGACCGTCTACTACGCCTTCAAGCAGGCAGACACCAAGGCGAGCGGCACAGCATCCACGGGTTGGGAGACCCTGCTCGAGGGCATGGTCCGTGAAGGTTGGGAGGTCACAGCCACGTGGCCTATGCGATCCGAGCTCAGCAATCGCATGCTGGCCAGCGGCACCAATGCACTCGCATCCTCCATCGTCCTGGCGCTCCGTCCCCGCCCCAAGGACGCGCCGATGATCGACAAGCGGGAGTTCCGCGACGAGCTGCGCAAGTCACTGCCCGAGCGCCTCCGCGAACTCCAGCAGGGGGCCATCGCGCCGGTGGATCTGGCCCAGGCCGCCATCGGACCGGGCATGGGCGTGTTCTCCCGGTACCGCCGAGTACTGGAGGCCGACGGCAGCTCGGTGACCGTGCGCGAGGCCCTCGTCATGATCAACACCGTCCTCGATGAGGTGCTCTCCGAGCAGGAGGGCGACTACGACGAGGTCACCCGCTGGTGCATCAAGTGGTTCGGCCAGTACGGCTTCACCGAGCAGGCCTACGGCATTGCCGAGACTCTCGCCTCCGCGGTGAACACATCGGTCGCAACGGTGGAGCGCAGTGGCGCCGCCTGGGCACACGGCGGCAAGGCGCGACTCCTCTCCCCGGACGATCTGGAGCTCGGCTACCGGCCGGATAGAGACGCCACCGTCACCACCTGGGAGATCACCCTCCATGCCGCCTT